One stretch of Rattus norvegicus strain BN/NHsdMcwi chromosome 12, GRCr8, whole genome shotgun sequence DNA includes these proteins:
- the Mtrfr gene encoding mitochondrial translation release factor in rescue, translating into MSTWASLRLPAPLIRICSGNWGLRLREKPALLFPGMAATAMQVAGKKDYPALLPLNESELEEQFVKGHGPGGQATNKTSNCVVLKHVPSGIVVKCHQTRSVDQNRKMARKILQEKVDVFYNGENSPIHKEKLEGERRKREKKKRAKETLEKKKLLKELWEASQNITEKKAEADGIPRDFRE; encoded by the exons ATGAGCACCTGGGCTTCGCTCCGTCTCCCTGCACCATTGATCAGGATATGCTCTGGCAACTGGGGGCTAAGGCTTCGAGAGAAGCCAGCACTGCTCTTCCCAGGAATGGCTGCCACTGCTATGCAGGTGGCAGGCAAGAAGGACTATCCTGCTCTGCTTCCCCTGAATGAGAGTGAGCTCGAAGAACAGTTCGTAAAAGGACATGGTCCAGGGGGCCAGGCCACCAACAAAACCAGCAACTGTGTAGTGCTCAAACACGTACCCTCCGGCATTGTAGTCAAG TGCCACCAAACACGATCTGTGGATCAAAACAGAAAGATGGCTCGGAAAATCCTCCAGGAGAAAGTGGATGTTTTCTACAATGGTGAAAACAGCCCTATTCACAAAGAGAAGCTTGAGGGTGAGAGGAGAAAgcgagagaagaagaaaagagcaaaggagactctagaaaagaagaagttatTGAAAGAACTATGGGAAGCAAGTCAAAACATCACTGAGAAAAAGGCTGAAGCTGATGGCATACCAAGAGACTTCCGGGAATAA
- the Cdk2ap1 gene encoding cyclin-dependent kinase 2-associated protein 1 isoform X2, whose product MATSSQYRQLLSDYGPPSLGYTQGTGNSQVPQSKYAELLAIIEELGKEIRPTYAGSKSAMERLKRGIIHARSLVRECLAETERNARS is encoded by the exons ATGGCGACCTCCTCCCAGTATCGCCAGCTGCTGAGTGACTATGGGCCTCCATCGCTAGGCTACACCCAG GGAACTGGAAATAGCCAGGTGCCTCAGAGTAAATATGCAGAGCTGCTGGCCATCAttgaagagttggggaaagagaTCAGACCCACGTATGCAGGGAGCAAGAGTGCCATGGAGAGGCTAAAACGAG GCATCATTCATGCCCGAAGCCTGGTTCGGGAGTGCTTGGCTGAAACGGAACGGAACGCCAGGTCCTAG
- the Cdk2ap1 gene encoding cyclin-dependent kinase 2-associated protein 1 isoform X1: MPRQPILSQEEKEARARERDRLKKRRWREDGLRRSLERQRNALAMRRRRWEKREARRRMCQEAELQGLACRPGGEAWEWRQQRREEQAKALDRELATMVQLRQEEERLDPGPSMIWGTGNSQVPQSKYAELLAIIEELGKEIRPTYAGSKSAMERLKRGIIHARSLVRECLAETERNARS; the protein is encoded by the exons ATGCCCCGACAGCCTATCCTAtcccaggaggagaaggaggcccGGGCCCGGGAGCGGGATAGGCTGAAGAAGCGAAGGTGGCGGGAGGATGGGCTGAGGCGTAGCTTGGAGCGGCAGCGCAATGCCCTGGCCATGCGGCGCCGGCGCTGGGAGAAGCGAGAGGCCAGGAGGCGGATGTGCCAGGAGGCTGAGCTCCAAGGCCTGGCCTGTAGGCCTGGTGGCGAGGCTTGGGAGTGGAGGCAACAGAGGCGAGAGGAGCAGGCCAAGGCCCTGGACAGGGAGCTGGCCACCATGGTCCAGCTGcggcaggaggaggagaggctggaCCCAGGGCCCTCCATGATCTGG GGAACTGGAAATAGCCAGGTGCCTCAGAGTAAATATGCAGAGCTGCTGGCCATCAttgaagagttggggaaagagaTCAGACCCACGTATGCAGGGAGCAAGAGTGCCATGGAGAGGCTAAAACGAG GCATCATTCATGCCCGAAGCCTGGTTCGGGAGTGCTTGGCTGAAACGGAACGGAACGCCAGGTCCTAG
- the Cdk2ap1 gene encoding cyclin-dependent kinase 2-associated protein 1 isoform 1 (isoform 1 is encoded by transcript variant 1): MSYKPNLTAHMPAAALNAGSVHSPSTSMATSSQYRQLLSDYGPPSLGYTQGTGNSQVPQSKYAELLAIIEELGKEIRPTYAGSKSAMERLKRGIIHARSLVRECLAETERNARS; encoded by the exons ATGTCGTACAAGCCGAACTTGACCGCGCACATGCCCGCCGCCGCCCTCAACGCCG GGAGTGTCCATTCACCGTCTACTAGCATGGCGACCTCCTCCCAGTATCGCCAGCTGCTGAGTGACTATGGGCCTCCATCGCTAGGCTACACCCAG GGAACTGGAAATAGCCAGGTGCCTCAGAGTAAATATGCAGAGCTGCTGGCCATCAttgaagagttggggaaagagaTCAGACCCACGTATGCAGGGAGCAAGAGTGCCATGGAGAGGCTAAAACGAG GCATCATTCATGCCCGAAGCCTGGTTCGGGAGTGCTTGGCTGAAACGGAACGGAACGCCAGGTCCTAG